A genomic stretch from Methanomassiliicoccales archaeon includes:
- a CDS encoding hydrogenase iron-sulfur subunit encodes MRMTWLPKIIAFCCNWCAYAGADTAGLSRFQYPPSISILRVMCTGRIEPSMILKCFEQGADGVMVLGCHPGDCHYISGNECARSRIETTLEIMEILGIDKRRLLLKWISASEGALFAETAKDFTETIRSLGPFRGESQDDQR; translated from the coding sequence ATGCGAATGACCTGGCTTCCAAAAATCATCGCATTCTGCTGCAATTGGTGCGCGTATGCGGGTGCGGACACAGCAGGTCTGTCGAGATTTCAATATCCTCCGAGTATCAGCATCCTCCGCGTCATGTGCACAGGTCGGATTGAACCGTCAATGATTCTCAAGTGCTTTGAGCAAGGTGCCGATGGTGTCATGGTTCTGGGATGTCATCCAGGTGATTGTCATTACATTTCTGGCAATGAATGCGCAAGAAGCAGAATTGAAACGACCTTGGAGATTATGGAGATTCTTGGCATTGATAAAAGAAGGCTGTTATTGAAATGGATATCTGCATCTGAAGGTGCTCTTTTTGCTGAGACAGCAAAGGATTTCACAGAGACGATACGATCGCTCGGTCCTTTCAGGGGTGAATCTCAAGATGATCAGAGATAA
- a CDS encoding (Fe-S)-binding protein, whose product MIRDKIEEYGIRQCIDCGKCSWACPVSHRQNDFSPRTVVEHLLLYDEHLSSREMWDCVTCGTCSALCNSRVKFHEIMRTIRKLSVERASPMMTHGDTFDLIARLSSKPYLHPKTSSWLTSDLRISKNSKVLLFVGCTPYLNIIFKHLNIDFLQIPRAAVKLLNAMGIEPNVLESERCCGHDQYWLGDDELFLQLAELNLKAIGSSGAEEVIAFCPECYSTLKFVYPQFFGPLDFEVKNLTAMMGDAVAGGILTLKKDNTLSTTFHDPCRLAKHSNIIDEPRKILHSISNFFEMPRSGHTSVCCGVASWVNCDSWTKYWQLERIEEARATGAGTLVTACPKCLAHLSCAQYEKNNYDESYRFDIVDIHVLAASRMSSNERGKAELQDSKREKLN is encoded by the coding sequence ATGATCAGAGATAAAATTGAAGAATATGGGATAAGACAATGTATCGATTGCGGAAAGTGTTCGTGGGCTTGTCCAGTATCCCACCGCCAAAACGATTTTTCGCCGCGAACGGTCGTTGAACATCTCCTGCTTTACGATGAGCATCTGTCAAGCAGAGAGATGTGGGATTGCGTCACGTGCGGGACATGTAGTGCTCTCTGTAACTCTCGTGTTAAATTCCATGAAATCATGAGAACGATCAGAAAACTGTCTGTCGAGCGCGCATCGCCGATGATGACCCACGGTGATACATTCGACCTCATCGCACGCCTTTCTTCAAAGCCTTATCTCCACCCAAAAACATCGAGCTGGTTGACTTCTGATTTAAGGATAAGCAAAAACTCGAAAGTATTGTTATTCGTCGGCTGCACGCCTTATTTAAATATCATTTTCAAACACCTCAATATCGATTTCCTTCAAATCCCGAGAGCTGCGGTGAAGCTCCTTAATGCGATGGGAATCGAGCCGAATGTCTTGGAGTCGGAAAGGTGTTGTGGACACGATCAGTACTGGCTTGGGGATGACGAGTTATTTCTCCAGCTCGCCGAATTGAATTTGAAAGCGATTGGATCATCAGGCGCAGAAGAGGTCATCGCATTCTGCCCAGAGTGTTACTCGACGCTCAAGTTCGTTTATCCTCAGTTCTTCGGTCCGCTCGATTTCGAGGTCAAGAATCTGACCGCGATGATGGGCGACGCAGTTGCTGGCGGAATTCTCACTTTGAAGAAAGATAACACTTTGTCGACAACTTTTCACGATCCTTGCAGGTTAGCTAAGCATTCAAATATTATCGACGAACCGAGAAAGATCTTGCACTCGATCAGCAATTTTTTCGAAATGCCAAGGTCTGGGCATACCAGTGTGTGTTGCGGCGTCGCATCTTGGGTGAACTGTGACTCATGGACAAAATATTGGCAGCTTGAGAGAATTGAGGAGGCGAGAGCAACCGGAGCCGGAACACTCGTTACGGCCTGCCCGAAATGTCTAGCGCATCTTTCTTGCGCTCAGTATGAAAAGAACAACTATGACGAATCCTATCGCTTTGACATCGTTGATATCCACGTGCTTGCGGCCTCCCGGATGTCGTCAAACGAGCGAGGTAAAGCGGAGCTGCAAGACTCAAAGCGAGAAAAGTTGAATTAG